A stretch of Deltaproteobacteria bacterium HGW-Deltaproteobacteria-6 DNA encodes these proteins:
- a CDS encoding nicotinate-nicotinamide nucleotide adenylyltransferase — translation MKWGLFGGTFDPVHFGHLRAAQELIELLHLDRVIFIPAAEPPHKTRRVITPFEHRLQMVKLAIAGNDSFSASDVEFSRQGKSYSIDTVRYFLDSHDKNLELYFITGQDAFDAITTWREWDKLLLLCNFVVMTRPGYENRGLANILPEDFAARFTHDQENGGYRGPTGHTLYFRDVTFLDISSSLIRENVGTGKSVRYLMPDSVGRYIAENFLYMQK, via the coding sequence ATGAAATGGGGACTTTTCGGCGGAACATTTGATCCGGTTCATTTCGGTCACCTGCGCGCCGCACAGGAGCTGATCGAGCTTTTGCATCTGGACCGCGTGATTTTTATCCCAGCGGCAGAGCCGCCGCATAAGACCCGGCGCGTCATCACGCCTTTTGAACATCGCCTGCAAATGGTCAAGCTGGCCATTGCAGGTAATGATTCCTTTTCCGCTTCGGATGTGGAATTCTCAAGACAGGGGAAATCCTATTCCATTGATACCGTCCGGTATTTTTTGGATTCACATGATAAAAATCTGGAATTGTATTTCATCACCGGTCAGGATGCATTTGACGCGATAACCACCTGGCGGGAGTGGGATAAACTTCTGCTATTGTGCAATTTTGTGGTGATGACCAGGCCCGGTTATGAAAACAGGGGGCTGGCCAATATTCTGCCCGAAGATTTTGCCGCCCGTTTCACCCATGATCAGGAAAATGGCGGATATCGGGGGCCTACCGGACATACGCTTTATTTCCGGGACGTAACTTTTTTAGATATCTCCTCATCCCTGATCCGCGAAAATGTCGGCACCGGAAAGTCGGTTCGCTACCTGATGCCGGACAGCGTCGGCCGTTACATCGCCGAAAATTTCCTGTATATGCAAAAATAA
- a CDS encoding glutamate-5-semialdehyde dehydrogenase, whose product MDIHNCVKKIAEDALAASRRLSHFSATIKNAALLRMADELIWHRDLILSENSRDVASAREKGLSAAMIDRLILKDATIEAMAQGLREVAALPDPVGSVTSMSRRPNGLLVGRMRIPLGVIGIIYESRPNVTVDASALCLKSGNAVILRGGSEAIHSNLAIASVLQDVLRESPLPDKSIQVIPFTDREAVSTMLQMDEHIDLIIPRGGEELIRAVVAQSRIPVIKHYKGVCHIFVDAGADIDMAVNICTNAKAQRPGVCNALETMLVHADIAQAFLPRAAESLQKAGVLLKGCEATRTILKNIDAATEEDWYAEYLDLILAVKVVPGIDAAIAHIEKYGSLHTESIITKDYTNSQRFLNEVNSSTVLVNASTRFSDGFELGLGAEIGISTTKLHAFGPMGLNELTTSKFIIYGDGQVRG is encoded by the coding sequence ATGGATATTCATAACTGTGTAAAAAAAATAGCCGAAGATGCACTGGCGGCATCCCGCCGTCTTTCCCATTTTTCCGCCACCATTAAAAACGCCGCTCTGTTACGGATGGCTGATGAACTCATCTGGCATCGTGATTTGATCCTGTCCGAAAACAGCCGGGATGTGGCGAGCGCCAGGGAAAAGGGACTGTCGGCTGCCATGATTGACAGGCTGATCCTCAAAGACGCCACCATCGAAGCGATGGCGCAGGGGCTCAGAGAAGTCGCGGCGCTGCCGGATCCGGTAGGCAGTGTCACCTCCATGTCGCGCCGCCCCAACGGCCTTTTGGTCGGCCGGATGCGGATTCCCCTGGGTGTGATCGGCATCATCTACGAGTCGCGCCCCAATGTTACCGTGGACGCCTCCGCCCTGTGCCTCAAATCGGGCAATGCGGTCATTTTACGCGGCGGTTCGGAAGCGATTCACTCCAATCTGGCCATTGCCTCTGTTTTACAGGATGTCCTCCGGGAAAGTCCTCTGCCGGACAAGTCCATCCAGGTCATTCCGTTTACGGACCGCGAGGCCGTCTCGACGATGCTGCAGATGGATGAGCACATTGATTTGATCATCCCGCGGGGCGGCGAAGAACTGATCCGCGCCGTGGTGGCCCAGTCCAGGATTCCCGTTATCAAACATTACAAAGGGGTCTGCCATATCTTTGTCGATGCGGGAGCCGACATCGACATGGCGGTGAATATCTGCACCAATGCCAAAGCGCAGCGGCCCGGCGTCTGCAACGCGCTGGAAACCATGCTGGTGCATGCGGACATTGCGCAGGCGTTTTTACCCAGGGCCGCGGAAAGTCTGCAAAAGGCCGGCGTTCTGCTCAAGGGCTGCGAGGCAACAAGAACAATCCTGAAAAATATCGATGCGGCAACCGAAGAAGACTGGTACGCGGAATATCTGGATTTGATACTGGCCGTGAAGGTTGTGCCGGGAATCGATGCGGCCATCGCGCATATTGAAAAATACGGATCGCTGCATACGGAATCCATCATCACCAAAGATTATACAAACTCACAGCGATTTTTGAATGAAGTCAATTCTTCAACGGTGCTGGTGAATGCATCCACCCGTTTTTCCGACGGGTTTGAACTGGGGTTGGGCGCGGAAATCGGCATTTCAACCACCAAGCTGCATGCTTTCGGACCGATGGGACTCAATGAACTCACGACGTCGAAATTTATCATTTACGGCGACGGTCAGGTTCGCGGATGA